A part of Deltaproteobacteria bacterium genomic DNA contains:
- the pilM gene encoding type IV pilus assembly protein PilM, producing MLFSRGKSVLGLDIGSSSIKIAELKETKTGLQLANFGVEPLPPESIVDSTIMNAPAVVGAIRKLITANQIKTRDVATSVSGHSVIIRKITLPLMTDEEIASNIQWEAEQYIPFDINEVSIDYQRLEAVSEDQGSQDVLLVAVKKEMVNDYMAVINEAGLNPVVMDVDAFAVQNMYEVNYEMQRGKVIALVNLGAGVININIVRNGNSVFTRDMSIGGNHFTEEIQKQLGVGHEEAEQIKVSGGQGAQADQIKGIIENLSSAIALETQRSLDFFMATSSLGHISKVFLSGGCAKNARITQIIESQIGIPVEVVDPFKNIQINPNKFDMDFIRDVAPACAVVVGLALRRTGDK from the coding sequence ATGCTGTTTTCACGGGGGAAGAGCGTACTGGGCTTGGATATCGGCTCGAGTTCGATCAAGATTGCGGAACTCAAGGAAACCAAGACGGGCCTCCAACTCGCCAATTTCGGCGTCGAACCCCTCCCGCCCGAGTCCATCGTCGATTCGACGATCATGAACGCCCCCGCGGTCGTCGGTGCGATCCGCAAGCTCATCACGGCCAACCAGATCAAGACGCGCGACGTGGCGACCTCGGTGTCCGGCCACTCGGTCATCATCCGCAAGATCACGCTGCCCCTGATGACCGACGAGGAAATTGCGAGCAACATCCAGTGGGAAGCCGAGCAGTACATCCCCTTCGACATCAACGAAGTCAGCATCGACTACCAGCGCCTCGAGGCCGTCTCCGAGGACCAGGGCAGCCAGGACGTGCTGCTGGTCGCGGTCAAGAAGGAGATGGTCAACGACTACATGGCCGTGATCAACGAGGCGGGCCTGAACCCCGTGGTCATGGACGTGGACGCCTTCGCCGTCCAGAACATGTACGAGGTCAACTACGAGATGCAGCGCGGCAAGGTGATCGCGCTGGTCAACCTCGGCGCGGGCGTCATCAACATCAACATCGTGCGCAACGGCAACTCGGTGTTCACCCGCGACATGTCCATCGGCGGGAACCACTTCACCGAGGAGATCCAGAAGCAGCTCGGCGTGGGTCACGAGGAAGCCGAGCAGATCAAGGTCTCCGGCGGGCAGGGCGCGCAGGCCGATCAGATCAAGGGCATCATCGAGAACCTCAGTTCGGCGATCGCCCTGGAAACGCAGCGCAGCCTCGACTTCTTCATGGCCACCAGTTCGCTCGGCCATATCTCCAAGGTGTTCCTCTCGGGCGGCTGCGCCAAGAACGCGCGCATCACGCAGATCATCGAGAGCCAGATCGGGATTCCGGTCGAGGTGGTTGATCCCTTCAAGAACATCCAGATCAATCCGAACAAGTTCGACATGGACTTCATTCGGGACGTCGCGCCGGCGTGCGCGGTCGTCGTCGGGCTTGCGCTGCGAAGGACGGGCGACAAATGA